The Myxococcaceae bacterium JPH2 nucleotide sequence TGCGGCGCGATCGATGTCCATGGGGGTGGCTCCAAATGACGTGAGGGAAGGCGTCACGGTCAGACCTCCGTCGGAAGCCATGAGCCGTGGACGCCCGCGGGGACGTGGCGGGGAAGCTCGACCACGGCCACCGGCTCTCCGGCGAGGTGGGTTGCATCGAGCACGAGCAACTCCGCCGGCGACTGGTCGGCGTGGCTCACCACGGTGAGGAGGTAGCCGTCGTCCTCGCGGGCAGCCCGGGCGGAGGGCACGAACACACCCTCGCTCGGCATTTGTCCGGGGCCGAAGACTCGGAGGTCGCGGGTGCCCGCGGACAGCGCGTGCTTCGCCAGCGCCCACGGCCCTTGCTCTCCCTGCGGAAGCGCGAGGGAATACCCATACTGGAACGGCCGCCCGAGCAGCGCCGGATTGATGGAGGGGAACTCGACGACGAGGTCGTCCACCTGCCGAGAGGTGGCCGCGCCGCTCCGCGAGTCCAGCGTCCAGCGCCAGTGACTCGTCCCAGTCAGGGGATGAGGCCCGCGGTCCGCCTGTCCCGCCCACCACGCCGTCGAGCGCTCCCAGGAGCCGCGGTCGAAGGCGGGCGCGTCGACGATGATGCGACCGTCCGCGTCCTCATGCGCATTCGTGACGTGGAGGATGTAACGGGCGTCGACCTCGAACCAACGGACGTCGCCGCTCGCGCGCGACATGACGCCGATGCGCGCGGGGGAGTCGCTGTTCCACGAGAAGGGCATCCCCGACGTGTTCTGCATGTCGAACACCACGGGCATGTCGAACCAGATGATGTGATTCGCGGTGATGGCGAAGTCATGCATCAGCGAGGGACCCGCGCCCGGCACCACCTCCTTGCGGATGACCTCTCCCGTGGCAGAGGCCACGTAGTAGGTCAGGTGCGGAGGAAAGGGCCCGTAGCCGAAGAAGTGCAGCTCGCCGGTGAGCGGATCCACCTTCGGGTGCGCCGTCATGGGCGTGGTGAGCTTCCCGGCGAAGTCGTAGACGCCCACGGTGTCCAGCTCGGGCGTCACCTCGAAGGGGAACCCCGCCTCGTTGAGCGCGAGCATCCGACCCGCGTGACGAATGGCGTGCGTGCCCGCGCTGTGCGCGGTGAAGTCAGGGCCCCGCTCGGTCATGTAGGGCGCGCCGTCCAGGGCGGGCGTGCGAACCCACCGGTTGCGGTAGGACTCGGCGCGGCCCTCTCGCAGGCGAATGCCGTGCAGCATGCCGCTGCCCTTGAACCAGTGGATCGGCGTGACGCCCGGCTTGGGGTTGTGGCCGTTGCGCACGAGCTGCCCGTTCAGCTCGGGAGGCAGCGTGCCGCGCACGCGCAACCGGGTGGCGGTGAGTTCGTCGGGGACAGGCGTGAAGGAGCCAGACAGGAACGGAGGAGGGGTGGTCATGACGGGTTCTCCAAGGGATGAGCGGGATTCAGCGGCGGGGTGAGGGGACGCGCAGCGCCAGGAGCGCGGCGAGCCCGGTGAACAGCGAGGCGGCGAGGAAGGCCGCGCGATAGCCCTCGGTGAGGGCGAGGACTCCGGGCGCCGCGGCGCTCCCGGTGCGACTGGCGGAGAGCGCGAGGAGCAAGGCCAGGCCCACGCCGCCGCCCGCCTGCCGGGTGGTGCTCACGAGCCCACTGGCCACTCCCGCCTCGGCGGCGGAGACCCCCTGCGTGGCGAGCCGGGTCAGCTCGACGAAGGCCACGCCGAGGCCAGCCCCCACGAGGAGCGACGGGCCGAGGATGTCCGCGACGAACGAGCCATCCACCGCGACGCGCCCGAACCCCGCGAGCCCCAGCGTCAGCATCACGAGTCCAGCGAGCAATGTGCCTCGGCTGCCCACCCGCTCATGGATGCGACGCACGAAGGCCGAGGCCACCATGAAGGACACCGCGAGCGGCAACTGCGTGAGTCCCGTCCGCAGGGGACCAAAGCCAAGGACGCGCTGCTGATAGAGCGGCAAGAAGAAGAACAGGCCAATCCACGCCCCGCCCACCAGCGCCATCGCCCCATTGGCGAGGCGCACGCTCGGGTGCGCGAAGAGGCTCGGGCTCACCAGCGGCGTCGCGCTGCGCCGCTCCACCTGGATGAAGGCCACGAGCAGCAGGGCCCCCACGGCGAGGAACCCCAGCGTGCGGAGCGACAGCCAGCCGGCCTCCGTGGCGCCCGAGAGGCCCGCCGTGAGCAAGCCCAGCGCGCCGGTGATCAAGATGGCGCCCGAAGCATCGAAGGACGCGCGGCGGGTGTCCTCGGGCTCCGCGGTCCCGAGGAAGCGGCGCATCGCCAGGGCCACGAACACGACGGGGACGGCGAACCCCAAGGCCGCGCGCCAACCCGAGGCAGCCGTGAGCAGTCCTCCCGCGATGACGCCCACCGCCCCGCCCGCCCCCGACACGCCACCCCATACGGCCAGGGCCGTGCTCCGCGCCCTGCCCTCTGGATAGGTGGCGAGTGCGATGGACAGGGCCGTGGGAGACACGACCGCGGCGCTCGCGCCTTGCACGCCCCGTGCGGCGATCAGACTGGCAGCGCCCGGCGCCAGCGCGGCCAAGAGCGACGCCAGACCGAAGGCCGCCAAGGACACCTGGAACACCCGCTGGCGCCCCAGCAGGTCCGCCACCCGTCCCCCCGCGAGGAGGAACCCACCGAAGGTCAGCACATAGGCGTTGATGACCCAGCTCAACTCCGCCGACGTGAGCCCCAGGCTCAGGCGAAGCGAAGGCAGGGCGATGTTGACGATGGAGGTGCTCAGCACGACGACGAACTGAGCCAGGGCCAGCGGGACCAGCGGCCAATAGCCATCCATCGCGGCCACTCGGGGCCGCGTGCGGGAATGAGTCATGACGTTGCTCGTGGGTGCTGCTGCGCGGAACTGCTCGGGCACGACCGTCTCGGCCCCGGGCGGGGTCGCGAGCTACAGGGCCTTCACTTAGTTAGACCATATAACTAAACTGACACCATGACGCAATAGCGTGTCCCTATTACGCTCCGCGGCATGACTTCCCCTCCCCCCACCCGGCGCGAGCGCATCCACGCGGAGACGGTCCGCGAGATTCGCGACCTCGCCCTGCGACAAGTCGATGACGGTGGACTCGCGACGCTGTCGCTCAACGCGATTGCCAAGGAGATGGGGATGTCGGGCCCCGCGCTCTATCGGTACTTCGCGTCGCGCGACGCGCTGCTCGGCGCCCTGCACACCGAGGCATACGGCCAGCTCGTCACGGCGCTGCGAGAGGCGGGCGAAACGTCCTCGGGACGCGCCCCCATGGCGAGACTGAGCGCCTACGCCCTCGCCTATCGCGGGTGGGCGCTGAAGCACCCACGCCGCTACGCGCTGCTCTTCGGAGAGCGGCCGGCGACCTTCACGGACCCCACCGAGGCAATCTCCGAGATTCACGAGGGCATGCTCCTCCTCCTGCGAACCCTCGCGGACGTGGTGGGCGAGCGGCCCCACGCCAAGGCCTCGGATGAGTTGGAGCGTCAGCTCACGGACTGGGCGCGACGACGCAACCCTCAGGAGCGCTTCGCGCCGCGCGTGCTGCGGCTCGGGGTCCTCTTCTGGACCCGCCTGCACGGCATCGTCAGCCTCGAGCTGTCCTCCATCTTCAAGGACATGGGGCTCGACGGCGGCGTGCTCCTCCAGGAAGAGGTGAAGCACCTGCTCGATTCCGAGGGTGCACGCCGCTAGGGCTCGACGTCCGCATGGGCCGCGGCCTCCCGGAGAGACGGGCTCCGGGAGGCGCCTGCCGACGCAGGGAACACTCCCCTATGCCGATGACCTCGGGGCCAGCAGTCGCTGGCGCAGCGATTCCGTCGTCACGGAGGGCGCTCCCTCGGGCCCCATCAGCGTGTGCCCATCCGTGGGGGAATAGAGCGCCGGACGCGCGTACAGCAGCCGCAGCGCCTGGAGGTGCGGATAGACGGTGGATGCGTCCGCGTTGAGCGCGCGCACGTGCTCACGCACCAGCGGGGCGAACTTGGGGCTCATCGCCGGGAAGATGTGATGTTCCTGGTGATAGCTGAAGTTCAAGTGGAGCCAGTTCATCACCGGGTGCGTCTCCACGCTGGCCGTGTTCACGAAGGGGTTGTCATTGTCCTCCGACGCGGGCTGCAGCCAGTGGTTGGTGGCGATGTAGATCATCAGGGTGATGTTGGCGAAGACGAGCGGAAGCACGAGCGCGTAGAGCGCGCCCCGCGGCCCCATCACCCACCCGAGGCAGCCCCAGCCCAACGCGAGCAGCACCGTCAAGGACCGCTCCCGGAGCCGACTCAACCGGACGTGTCGGAACTGCGGCTGGTCGCAGTGGTACCAGAGGAACGCTTGTCCCTGCGCGGTGAAGAACAGGCTGAAGCTCACGTAGCTGAGCCAGTTGCGCGAGCCCGGTGAAATCGCATGGAACAGCCGGGCGAACAGATGGGTGCGGAGGTCGGGCTGGCGCGGAAGGATGTCCGGATCCTGCGCGTGGACGTTGGCGGCGCTGTGGTGCGCCTGGACATGCCATGCACGCCAGTTGCCGGGCGTTACCAGGAAGGGACTGAAGCCCAACCAGCCGATGAGGTCTTCGAGCCGCCGGCTGCGGAACACCGCGTGATGCAGGGCCTCATGCGCGGCCAGCCCCACCGTGGTCACCAACTGCCCCACCACGAAGGACAGGAGGAAGCAGGCCCAACCGGGCAGTCCTCCCCACGCAATCCACCCCATCAGCACCATGCTGAGCGGCACCAGCGACAGCGCGATGACGCCTCGGTGGGGTTGGGGCTTGAACGCCTCCGCGGGGAGGAGGCGCCGCAGCTCCGAGCGAAGCAACTTCGGGTCATCCACGGGAACGGGAACGGTCGACATTGAGAGCGCGGTCGAATTCATGGGTCACCGATGAAGAACGAAGTTCAGGCCATGGGCCGCGCCAGGCCGCCTTCGAGCAACATCCGCAGGCGTCCCGCGTCATCGATGGCCGCGACCGTGCCGCAGCGAAGAACGTCCCCCTCCAATCGAGGCGTGAGCGCTTTGAGTGAGAGGTGCGGAGGCGCCCCGCTCTGGCCTGTCACCAGCCCTCGGTCGAAGGTGGCTCGCTGGAAATGCGTGGGCGCGAAGACCGCGTCCGACACCCCCTCGACATGCATCGCGCTCAGCCGCAGCGCCGCGTCCATGACGAGCGCGGGAACCGCGTCCCCGGCCTGCCCCGGTGTCGAGGGGAGGCCCAGCTTCGCGAAGCGCGCCGACCGGTCGAGCGTGATGTCCGTCAGGCAATCGAACATCTTCCGCAGCTCGATGGGCCCACCGGTGGCGCAATGCGGGTCGTGCGCCGGGATGCCAGCGCCCGAAGGAGTCGCGAGGTCCAGCCACGGCTCCCCCCGAGGTGCGTCGGCCGTCAGCGTGAAGCGGGCCTCGGCGTAGACGAGGTCTCGCTCCAACACCACGCCGGTCGCGTGGACGATGTCGCCCGTGAGCTTCACCTGGACGACGAGCCGCGCCTTCGAGTCCTCCAGCGTCGTGCACTCCGCGCGCAAGGCCTGCTGGCCTCCGGGCTTCACTCGGATGAAGCGTGAGAAGCGGACGTCCTCGATGGTGACGGTGCGCAGCTCCGGCCGTTGGTCGCCGAGTGCTTCACGCAGCATCAAGTCCAGTGCCCATGTCCCGGGCAACGTGGGCGTGCCCCGAACCAGGTGGTCCGACAGACACGGGACCCGCATGGCATCCACCACCACGTCACGCCGCACGGGCCCACGCCCCCCACTTCGCGGAGCTTCGGGTGGGAGCAGCTCCAGCGAATAGAAAGCACGCTCGCTGTCGGTGAGCTGCACGTTGATGGGCTCGCTCGGCTGTCCTTCGACGAGTTGGAGGAACAGCGCCTCCCCCTCCTCGGCGCGGATGCCTCGGAGCTGACGGCTGGCGCCCAGCACGCGGTACTCCGAGCCGCGCGTCATGCCGATTCCATCCCAGGCGAGCCACCCCACGCTGCACCAGCGCACCTGCTGACTGGCATCGCTGACCCAGGCGCACAGGCGATCCAGCGCCTCGTTCGCCGCGCCGTAGTCCGCTTGCCCATCGTTGCCAAAGAAGCTGAAGGCGGACGTGAGGACATGGAAGGACACCGGCTTCGTGAACCGCCGCTCGCACGCGTCCCGGAGGTTCCGCAGCCCGAGCAGCTTGGTGCCCAGGTTCGTCCGCAGCTCGGAGAGCCGACGCCGGTTCAGCTTCTTGGAGGTCTGCGTTCCGGCCCCATGCACCACGAGGTCCAGGCGCCCCTCCTCCCGGGCGATTTCATCCATGACCCGCGCCACGTCCTCCGGCTTCGTCACGTCGGCGACGCGGTAGACGGTCCGCCCCGGGAGCCGCGCGAGCCCCTCGAGGGTGGCTCTCAGCTCACGCACGGCCAGGTAGCGCTCGAAGCGCGCGCGCAACTCCGGCATCCGCGCCGCGCGGTTGGCGGCCAGCTCCGAGGCATAGAACTCCCGCTCCACAGTGGGCAGTGCGTCCTCCGTGGCTCGCAGGACCTGCTCAGGGGCATCCGATGGACCGCTGCGCCCCAGGAGCACCACCTTGCATCCGTAGCGCTTCAGCAGCGCCGCGGCGTGGACCGCCGTCACACCTCGGCCCCCTCCCGTCAGCAGGACCACGGAGTTCGCATCGAGCAGGGCCGCACCCTGTGCCGGACGCTCCGTCGGACGCAGGCGACGAACGCAGCGCTGGGGCCCGTCGAAGCAGACCTCCACCGAAGGCGCTCCCTCCTCCTCCGAGCCAAGCTCGATGAGGGCTTGGGCAAGGGACTCCTGAAGCGTCCCTGCCGACGTCGCGATGGCCCGAACGTTTCGAGCAGGGACCTCCCGCGCGATGGACTTGAGCATTCCGGCGAAGAGGCCCGTGACG carries:
- a CDS encoding carotenoid oxygenase family protein, which produces MTTPPPFLSGSFTPVPDELTATRLRVRGTLPPELNGQLVRNGHNPKPGVTPIHWFKGSGMLHGIRLREGRAESYRNRWVRTPALDGAPYMTERGPDFTAHSAGTHAIRHAGRMLALNEAGFPFEVTPELDTVGVYDFAGKLTTPMTAHPKVDPLTGELHFFGYGPFPPHLTYYVASATGEVIRKEVVPGAGPSLMHDFAITANHIIWFDMPVVFDMQNTSGMPFSWNSDSPARIGVMSRASGDVRWFEVDARYILHVTNAHEDADGRIIVDAPAFDRGSWERSTAWWAGQADRGPHPLTGTSHWRWTLDSRSGAATSRQVDDLVVEFPSINPALLGRPFQYGYSLALPQGEQGPWALAKHALSAGTRDLRVFGPGQMPSEGVFVPSARAAREDDGYLLTVVSHADQSPAELLVLDATHLAGEPVAVVELPRHVPAGVHGSWLPTEV
- a CDS encoding MFS transporter produces the protein MTHSRTRPRVAAMDGYWPLVPLALAQFVVVLSTSIVNIALPSLRLSLGLTSAELSWVINAYVLTFGGFLLAGGRVADLLGRQRVFQVSLAAFGLASLLAALAPGAASLIAARGVQGASAAVVSPTALSIALATYPEGRARSTALAVWGGVSGAGGAVGVIAGGLLTAASGWRAALGFAVPVVFVALAMRRFLGTAEPEDTRRASFDASGAILITGALGLLTAGLSGATEAGWLSLRTLGFLAVGALLLVAFIQVERRSATPLVSPSLFAHPSVRLANGAMALVGGAWIGLFFFLPLYQQRVLGFGPLRTGLTQLPLAVSFMVASAFVRRIHERVGSRGTLLAGLVMLTLGLAGFGRVAVDGSFVADILGPSLLVGAGLGVAFVELTRLATQGVSAAEAGVASGLVSTTRQAGGGVGLALLLALSASRTGSAAAPGVLALTEGYRAAFLAASLFTGLAALLALRVPSPRR
- a CDS encoding TetR/AcrR family transcriptional regulator, coding for MTSPPPTRRERIHAETVREIRDLALRQVDDGGLATLSLNAIAKEMGMSGPALYRYFASRDALLGALHTEAYGQLVTALREAGETSSGRAPMARLSAYALAYRGWALKHPRRYALLFGERPATFTDPTEAISEIHEGMLLLLRTLADVVGERPHAKASDELERQLTDWARRRNPQERFAPRVLRLGVLFWTRLHGIVSLELSSIFKDMGLDGGVLLQEEVKHLLDSEGARR
- a CDS encoding fatty acid desaturase, with the translated sequence MNSTALSMSTVPVPVDDPKLLRSELRRLLPAEAFKPQPHRGVIALSLVPLSMVLMGWIAWGGLPGWACFLLSFVVGQLVTTVGLAAHEALHHAVFRSRRLEDLIGWLGFSPFLVTPGNWRAWHVQAHHSAANVHAQDPDILPRQPDLRTHLFARLFHAISPGSRNWLSYVSFSLFFTAQGQAFLWYHCDQPQFRHVRLSRLRERSLTVLLALGWGCLGWVMGPRGALYALVLPLVFANITLMIYIATNHWLQPASEDNDNPFVNTASVETHPVMNWLHLNFSYHQEHHIFPAMSPKFAPLVREHVRALNADASTVYPHLQALRLLYARPALYSPTDGHTLMGPEGAPSVTTESLRQRLLAPRSSA